In Candidatus Defluviilinea proxima, a single genomic region encodes these proteins:
- a CDS encoding ABC transporter permease codes for METTITPRSLGQPGFLSDVRAFMAVLRREWTIFTRYPSWIIALFIWPLIFPMLYILTARALAGPDGSGLAVFMETTGATDYIGYIIVGTTVWMWQNIVLWDVGFALRNEQMRGTLESNWLSPTWRFSYLLGHTGPQIVSMVMFIAITAIEFGFIFGVRLNGSVWMFALMMLAAIPAIYGLGFAFASLVITVKEANAFVFLIRGLIMIFCGITFPVAILPEWMQTFAKWLPQTYLIHGMRAAAFSNAGITELMPDLIPLLGFGTFWLLAGYFAFIWMERRARQTGAIGQY; via the coding sequence ATGGAAACAACGATCACTCCCCGCTCGCTTGGGCAACCAGGCTTTTTATCAGATGTGCGTGCGTTCATGGCCGTCCTTCGCCGTGAATGGACGATCTTCACACGCTACCCGAGTTGGATCATCGCTTTGTTCATCTGGCCGTTGATCTTCCCAATGTTGTACATCCTTACGGCACGTGCATTGGCCGGTCCCGATGGCAGCGGACTTGCAGTGTTCATGGAAACAACAGGCGCAACCGATTACATCGGGTACATCATCGTCGGCACAACCGTTTGGATGTGGCAAAACATCGTGCTTTGGGATGTGGGCTTTGCACTTCGCAACGAACAAATGCGAGGCACTCTTGAATCCAACTGGCTCTCCCCCACTTGGAGATTCTCTTATCTGCTTGGGCACACGGGTCCACAAATCGTTTCGATGGTGATGTTCATTGCCATCACTGCCATTGAATTTGGATTTATCTTCGGCGTCCGCTTGAACGGCAGTGTGTGGATGTTTGCACTGATGATGCTGGCAGCAATCCCAGCCATATACGGGTTGGGATTTGCATTTGCAAGTCTGGTCATCACGGTCAAAGAAGCCAATGCTTTCGTCTTCCTAATCCGCGGACTAATCATGATCTTCTGCGGCATCACCTTCCCTGTTGCCATCTTGCCCGAATGGATGCAAACCTTTGCAAAATGGCTACCACAAACCTATCTCATCCATGGGATGCGCGCCGCTGCATTCTCAAATGCAGGGATAACCGAATTGATGCCAGACTTGATTCCCCTGCTTGGATTTGGCACCTTCTGGCTTCTCGCTGGTTATTTTGCCTTCATCTGGATGGAACGCCGTGCCCGTCAAACAGGCGCCATCGGACAGTATTAA
- a CDS encoding MFS transporter, protein MTTTQTKASTLPYIATAAYYLSFIILGLTTAVSGPSLPTLAEHTSSGLDRISLIFIFSSLGYIVGSYLGGLAYDRIPGHKLMVMTLLIMAIASALIPISRSLTILLSAMFLSGIASGALDVGCNALIMWTHREKAGPFLNGLHFFFGIGSLIAPFLLGQILPKTGDILWVYWSFSIVCIPIAIWLWFLPNPPKQEHSEEHSSAPFPLVPVLLVVVLFLFYVGLELGFGNWIYTYTVTLNLGTITSAANLNGFFWGSFTLGRLLGIWVSTRLRSRTILFVDIFGCAISIVIIMLWKESSVALWIGTIGLGLSMASIFPTFIMLAGERMQLTGAITGWFLVGSGAGGMLLPWLLGQIFARTGPQAMTTVLLVTLISLFLVLLVFINIKAPPLPKPAPSTD, encoded by the coding sequence ATGACTACAACACAGACAAAAGCATCGACACTTCCCTATATCGCCACAGCGGCATATTATTTATCCTTCATCATTTTAGGTCTCACCACTGCAGTTAGCGGACCCAGCCTCCCTACACTGGCGGAGCACACATCCAGTGGATTGGATCGTATCAGTCTGATCTTCATATTCAGTTCGCTGGGTTATATCGTTGGTTCCTATCTTGGCGGGCTTGCTTATGATCGCATCCCCGGTCACAAGCTCATGGTTATGACCTTGCTCATCATGGCGATTGCCTCGGCATTGATCCCAATCTCGCGTTCGCTGACAATCCTTCTATCCGCTATGTTCCTCAGTGGCATTGCATCGGGCGCTCTTGACGTGGGATGTAATGCATTGATCATGTGGACCCATCGCGAGAAGGCAGGTCCGTTCTTGAATGGTTTGCACTTCTTCTTTGGTATCGGTTCGCTTATCGCACCGTTCTTACTTGGACAGATCCTTCCCAAAACAGGCGACATCCTTTGGGTATATTGGTCCTTCTCCATTGTGTGCATCCCAATAGCCATCTGGCTATGGTTCTTACCCAATCCGCCGAAGCAGGAACATTCAGAAGAACATAGCTCTGCCCCGTTTCCTCTTGTGCCGGTCTTATTAGTTGTAGTCTTGTTCTTATTCTACGTGGGTCTCGAACTCGGTTTTGGGAATTGGATCTACACCTACACAGTGACTCTCAACCTTGGCACGATCACATCTGCCGCCAACTTGAACGGTTTCTTTTGGGGCTCATTTACCCTTGGTCGTTTACTTGGTATTTGGGTCTCAACCCGTCTTCGCTCACGAACAATTCTTTTCGTGGATATCTTCGGTTGCGCCATCAGCATCGTCATCATCATGCTTTGGAAAGAGTCCAGTGTTGCACTATGGATTGGCACGATCGGGCTCGGACTTTCCATGGCATCCATCTTCCCAACATTTATTATGCTCGCCGGTGAACGGATGCAACTCACTGGAGCGATCACAGGCTGGTTCCTTGTCGGCTCTGGGGCAGGAGGCATGCTTCTACCTTGGTTACTTGGACAGATATTCGCCCGCACAGGCCCCCAAGCAATGACAACCGTATTGCTCGTTACACTTATAAGCTTGTTTTTGGTCCTTCTTGTGTTTATCAATATAAAAGCGCCACCATTACCCAAACCTGCTCCAAGCACAGATTAA
- a CDS encoding SufE family protein, with translation MSLPKKLQEIVDDFASMSREEKLETLIAYAESFPPLPERFKDQRDNMEAVPECMTPVFLISEQEPNGGIIFYADIPPQSPTVRGLASILLNGLNGCTMEEIISVPADFYLPMNLAEAVSGQRLNGFMGVLAHMKHIAITSIKTR, from the coding sequence ATGTCCCTTCCCAAAAAACTTCAAGAGATCGTAGATGACTTCGCCAGCATGTCACGTGAGGAAAAGTTGGAAACGTTGATCGCGTATGCTGAGTCATTTCCTCCACTGCCTGAACGATTCAAAGACCAACGCGACAACATGGAAGCCGTGCCCGAATGTATGACACCCGTCTTTCTTATCAGCGAACAAGAACCGAACGGCGGCATTATCTTTTATGCCGATATTCCTCCGCAATCCCCTACCGTACGTGGTCTCGCATCCATATTGCTTAACGGTCTCAATGGCTGCACGATGGAAGAGATCATCAGCGTTCCCGCAGATTTTTATCTGCCGATGAATCTTGCCGAGGCAGTTTCAGGTCAACGCCTGAATGGGTTCATGGGTGTTCTTGCACACATGAAACACATCGCTATTACTTCTATTAAAACAAGATAA
- a CDS encoding ABC transporter permease, with the protein MEITTLSQPNVKTQLRALFVIARKDWKVFWRYPLNAVSQIFQPIIWITPTYFMGKAFSTNGQATGFAAYSGSGDYMSYILIGTVLTNFIMTVFWGMGLALKEDMDAGVLESNWLTPVSRLLILVGRTLTSLFTTTITSIAMLAVGALLFGFHPTGNTIAAILTAIPMLLGLYGFGFAFAGIVLLMRDANTLIDVGSFLIQGFSGTSFPVKSLPYWLIPVSLMLPLTYGLDAVRGFLLKTNTLLPINVEIIILVVFMFVMLWGGAQIFYRVERRVRTLGTLGQH; encoded by the coding sequence ATGGAAATAACAACTCTCTCACAACCCAATGTCAAAACCCAACTTCGAGCCTTGTTTGTCATCGCCCGCAAGGATTGGAAGGTGTTCTGGCGTTACCCGTTGAATGCAGTATCACAAATCTTTCAACCCATCATCTGGATCACGCCTACCTACTTCATGGGCAAAGCCTTCAGCACAAATGGACAAGCTACTGGCTTCGCGGCCTACAGTGGAAGCGGCGATTACATGTCCTATATTTTGATCGGGACAGTGTTAACCAACTTCATCATGACCGTGTTCTGGGGCATGGGACTCGCCCTCAAAGAAGACATGGACGCAGGTGTGCTCGAATCCAACTGGCTGACTCCTGTTTCACGTTTGCTTATTCTGGTTGGCCGAACGCTGACAAGTTTGTTCACCACCACGATCACTTCCATTGCAATGCTTGCTGTCGGCGCCTTGTTGTTTGGCTTCCATCCAACCGGAAATACGATCGCGGCCATTCTGACAGCCATTCCCATGTTGCTTGGACTGTATGGGTTTGGTTTTGCCTTCGCTGGCATTGTCCTATTGATGCGGGATGCGAACACATTGATCGATGTGGGCAGTTTTCTCATTCAAGGATTCTCAGGGACGAGCTTCCCAGTGAAGTCTCTGCCCTACTGGTTGATCCCTGTTTCGCTCATGCTCCCGTTGACGTATGGTCTCGATGCTGTGCGCGGATTTCTACTCAAGACCAATACCCTCCTCCCCATCAATGTAGAGATCATCATCCTTGTCGTTTTCATGTTCGTGATGCTATGGGGTGGCGCGCAGATCTTTTACAGGGTCGAACGGCGAGTCAGGACTTTAGGAACGCTGGGCCAGCACTAA
- a CDS encoding sulfurtransferase — protein sequence MSYVHPEYLVDTEWVASHVEDPNVRIIESDEDPLLYAIGHIPGAVQVDWFSTLQHPLRRDFLTKEQFEKVASEIGITNDTTVVFYGDKSNWFACYALWLFQYYGHNNVKIMNGGRLKWEKESRPLVKEVPSYKKTAYSAKEADKSIRAFRDQVLQQSNAKKPLVDVRSPKEYSGELLHMPNYPQEGATRGGHIPGAVSIPWATAVNEADSTFKSADELRAIYEGKGIKSDGEVIAYCRIGERSSLTWFVLKYLLGYPNVKNYDGSWTEWGNLVDAPIEK from the coding sequence ATGTCATACGTACACCCCGAATACCTTGTAGATACCGAATGGGTCGCTTCACATGTCGAAGATCCAAACGTCCGCATTATAGAATCAGACGAAGACCCGTTGCTTTATGCCATCGGCCATATCCCCGGCGCCGTGCAAGTGGACTGGTTCAGCACGTTACAACATCCGCTGCGCCGCGATTTTCTGACGAAGGAACAATTTGAGAAGGTCGCTTCAGAGATCGGCATTACCAATGACACCACCGTCGTTTTCTACGGCGACAAGTCCAATTGGTTCGCATGCTATGCGCTGTGGCTCTTCCAATATTATGGGCATAATAACGTCAAGATCATGAACGGTGGACGACTCAAATGGGAAAAAGAGAGCCGTCCTCTCGTGAAGGAAGTTCCCTCGTACAAGAAAACAGCTTACAGCGCGAAAGAAGCGGATAAGTCCATCCGCGCCTTCCGCGATCAAGTGCTCCAGCAAAGCAACGCAAAGAAACCGTTGGTGGATGTCCGCTCACCGAAAGAGTATAGCGGCGAACTTTTGCACATGCCCAACTATCCACAAGAAGGCGCAACACGCGGCGGGCATATCCCCGGCGCGGTCAGCATCCCGTGGGCTACAGCGGTCAACGAAGCGGACAGCACGTTCAAATCTGCGGACGAATTGCGCGCGATCTATGAAGGCAAAGGGATCAAGTCCGATGGAGAGGTCATTGCTTACTGCCGCATCGGTGAACGTTCCTCGCTGACTTGGTTCGTATTGAAATACCTGCTCGGTTATCCCAACGTCAAGAACTATGATGGTTCATGGACCGAATGGGGCAACCTCGTGGATGCACCAATAGAAAAATAA
- a CDS encoding peptidylprolyl isomerase — MSKDTVENGVVVSMEYTLKVDGEVIDSSEGQDPLEFLTGHGNIIPGLESEMLGMKIGDSKDVVVAPADGYGEYDDEAFLDVPSGQFPSDMPVEEGLELTVRDDSGQARYARIESVEGETVRLNFNHPLAGDELHFSVKVVALREPTDEELDHGHVHAGDGHHH; from the coding sequence ATGAGTAAAGATACAGTAGAAAATGGCGTGGTAGTTTCGATGGAATACACGTTGAAAGTTGACGGCGAAGTGATCGATTCGTCTGAAGGACAGGATCCATTGGAGTTTCTTACAGGGCATGGAAATATCATCCCTGGTTTGGAAAGCGAAATGCTCGGTATGAAAATTGGCGATAGCAAGGATGTGGTTGTTGCTCCTGCCGATGGATATGGGGAATATGATGATGAAGCATTTTTAGACGTGCCCAGCGGTCAATTCCCCAGTGATATGCCCGTGGAAGAAGGCTTGGAGTTGACAGTCCGCGATGATTCGGGTCAGGCACGTTATGCGCGCATCGAATCTGTCGAAGGTGAAACTGTCCGCTTGAATTTCAATCATCCGCTGGCGGGGGATGAGTTGCACTTCAGCGTAAAGGTTGTTGCGTTGCGCGAACCGACCGATGAAGAACTGGATCATGGACATGTCCATGCAGGGGATGGACATCATCACTAA
- a CDS encoding ATP-binding cassette domain-containing protein, giving the protein MSQFAVEAHQLIKKFPARPGTGDKPIEGESAQSPKKRRGLFAKKEPKAMFTAVDGVDIQIERGEIFGLLGPNGAGKSTTIRMLCTLLEPTSGTAHVNGYDIVKQANDVRRSLGTVLAGERSIYWKLTGRENLEYFAALYHIPTAIAKRRVEELIERMELKDRANELVEKYSTGMRQRVAIAKALLARPPILLLDEPTLGLDPQAARNLRELIAQLKQEGHTILLTTHYMEEADLLSDRIGIIDTGKIIALDTPEGLKKRINQKEIVRLEVTGWQEYIGDKLRALSEVENLVAMRQGEADLWEVNMQATNSRMLLPKLVESISQNGTRLVNMNIVKPSLEDVFIHLTGKALRD; this is encoded by the coding sequence ATGTCTCAATTTGCTGTAGAAGCTCACCAACTCATTAAGAAGTTCCCCGCCCGCCCAGGAACCGGGGATAAGCCCATCGAAGGCGAATCAGCTCAAAGTCCCAAAAAGAGGCGAGGGCTGTTTGCGAAGAAAGAGCCTAAAGCGATGTTCACCGCCGTGGACGGAGTCGATATCCAAATCGAACGTGGCGAGATATTCGGCTTGCTTGGCCCGAACGGTGCAGGCAAGTCCACCACGATCCGCATGTTGTGCACGTTGCTTGAGCCCACGAGCGGCACGGCGCATGTGAACGGTTACGATATTGTGAAACAAGCCAACGATGTGCGACGCAGTCTCGGCACGGTGCTGGCTGGTGAGCGCAGTATTTATTGGAAGCTGACAGGGCGTGAGAACCTTGAATATTTTGCGGCGCTGTACCACATCCCCACTGCGATTGCGAAGAGGCGCGTGGAAGAGTTGATCGAGCGCATGGAACTCAAGGATCGCGCCAACGAACTCGTTGAAAAATATTCGACAGGGATGCGGCAACGTGTGGCGATCGCGAAGGCTTTGCTTGCCCGCCCGCCCATTCTTCTTTTGGATGAACCCACGCTCGGACTCGACCCGCAAGCTGCTCGCAATTTAAGGGAGTTGATCGCACAACTGAAGCAGGAAGGCCACACCATCCTACTGACGACTCACTACATGGAAGAAGCTGACTTACTCTCTGACCGAATCGGCATTATTGATACAGGCAAGATCATCGCGCTCGATACACCCGAAGGACTCAAGAAACGCATCAACCAGAAAGAGATTGTCCGCCTTGAGGTAACTGGCTGGCAGGAATATATCGGCGACAAACTGCGTGCATTATCAGAAGTGGAAAATCTTGTAGCAATGAGACAAGGCGAAGCCGATTTGTGGGAAGTGAACATGCAGGCAACGAATAGCCGAATGTTATTACCCAAACTTGTTGAGAGCATCAGCCAAAACGGAACAAGGCTCGTCAACATGAATATCGTCAAGCCATCGCTTGAGGATGTGTTCATCCATTTGACGGGCAAGGCGTTGAGGGATTAG
- a CDS encoding MFS transporter, which yields MFTRFNKIYHEFPRLFWTVVGIRFVDGIGGTLLFPFFALYITQKFNVGMTQAGILLGMFSLFGLIGSMAGGALTDKFGRKQLILFGLVFSAISTLTFGFVEHISVMYPLAILVGTLSSIAQPAHEAMIADILPENKRQEGFGILRVVGNLSWIIGPTIGGFVANINFFYLFVIDSIISCLIAIAVYRTIPETKPQPHAHEQGESLLQTVIGYRYPLRDTAFTAFIIANILMLIVYQQMYGTLSVYLRDYHGINPQGYGFLMTTSAITVVLFQFWVSRMIKQRPPFLMMAFGTVFYVIGFALFGIFATYTLFMLNIIIITIGEMIVVPTSQSLVANFAPADMRGRYMAIAGLSWAIPQTIGPGAAGYILDNYPPNTLWFLGAILCGVSVIAYYALHLRLGTRAQFAPTPEEGQPLPVASD from the coding sequence ATGTTTACTCGTTTCAACAAAATTTATCATGAGTTTCCGCGTCTGTTCTGGACCGTTGTTGGCATTCGCTTTGTAGATGGCATTGGAGGCACATTACTCTTTCCGTTCTTCGCGCTGTACATTACGCAAAAATTTAACGTAGGCATGACGCAGGCCGGTATCTTGCTTGGCATGTTCTCGCTCTTTGGCTTGATCGGGAGCATGGCAGGAGGTGCGCTGACCGACAAGTTCGGGCGAAAGCAGTTGATCTTGTTTGGTCTGGTGTTCAGCGCAATCAGCACATTGACGTTCGGCTTCGTCGAACATATCAGTGTGATGTACCCATTGGCTATTTTGGTGGGTACGCTCTCCAGTATTGCACAACCTGCCCATGAGGCAATGATCGCAGATATTCTGCCTGAAAACAAAAGGCAGGAAGGCTTTGGTATTTTGCGTGTGGTCGGCAATCTTTCATGGATCATTGGTCCAACCATCGGCGGCTTTGTAGCGAACATCAATTTCTTTTATTTGTTTGTCATCGATTCGATCATTAGCTGCCTTATCGCCATTGCTGTATATCGCACGATCCCCGAGACCAAACCTCAACCGCATGCCCACGAGCAGGGCGAGTCGCTCCTGCAAACAGTGATCGGGTATCGCTACCCATTGCGTGACACAGCTTTTACAGCGTTCATCATTGCAAACATTCTCATGTTGATCGTATACCAACAAATGTATGGCACGCTTTCTGTCTATCTGCGCGACTATCACGGTATCAATCCACAAGGATATGGCTTTCTAATGACAACCAGCGCCATTACCGTTGTGCTCTTCCAATTCTGGGTCTCACGGATGATCAAACAGCGCCCACCGTTCTTAATGATGGCTTTCGGTACCGTCTTCTACGTGATTGGGTTTGCTCTTTTTGGCATATTTGCAACATACACCCTTTTTATGCTCAACATCATTATCATCACCATCGGTGAGATGATCGTTGTCCCCACAAGTCAATCACTGGTTGCCAATTTTGCACCCGCCGACATGAGAGGACGCTACATGGCAATCGCAGGTCTTTCCTGGGCGATCCCTCAGACTATCGGGCCCGGTGCGGCAGGTTATATACTGGATAATTACCCCCCCAACACGCTCTGGTTCCTTGGTGCCATCTTGTGTGGCGTATCCGTCATCGCCTACTACGCCCTTCACCTTCGACTCGGCACAAGAGCCCAATTTGCTCCAACGCCAGAAGAAGGACAACCACTCCCAGTCGCTTCTGATTAA